The following are from one region of the Anabas testudineus chromosome 2, fAnaTes1.2, whole genome shotgun sequence genome:
- the LOC113164535 gene encoding epithelial cell-transforming sequence 2 oncogene-like — protein METRLKSSLHSVKRWQLRGSDYEPRSDTCFSTWTPLNNRTSNLQLYEERMNLVFHWFDLWSDKQRKHFLQSLLTRCTNSQLKFCRDLLNETVPVTRVDFTVVLPRFLSLYVMSFLTPRDLCNAAQVSWHWRILAEQDCLWAGRCIRRGWFLPYTPAEKEFGAWKTHYVSCVSTLDWLTPREAAEQYGTLNQQNTRTTEEEEEKRKERRIRQMIRDKLQEEKSLSMRTRRAWGSYSKPEVVRGGSTQTGRTSAGKTLSSWSSSLCLSLDKQQSMTVAECVERVQASSSFRERLNKASGALSSFIYRPAPQHRVSPIHHTGPALLLLISNRIPAYELVLSGVIAGVIVVLYDHRGTLSALLTQVKGAMSGQSIQRLGLLAPGGTEEVQLLHRSSLSERTLLTPEHREFWETLCGWVVPAEEGGGIDIFCPLATSVSGVTLVQNLSTLTGLEVRTPMGLATGGFQSILSEWSDGRVSTGLSNQEPAAPALQYMFENVLLDWCRQAQWMEEALRDLRGRLGSQLQRVSLQARGRALGHFLREKICLEELPVSKDLSEALVEGITALSRQEETRPLEFLVAFLTKWMEKGGSESSLEEKSRNEADDSSRRCSSLIAKLPQTVLDWRGAVARDLHHSECLYLGSLSAVLKVYQEPLTAAMNSNRAILSYADIQIIFSPVTQILELNSVFQVDLQSRLQQWSAEQCVGDVFVKMCSSLRVYTNYLNNYPTALRTIDKCREIKPTFRAFLKTVDRTLATHMLSLQELLLCPVLRIQQYVTLLQALSLHTHPGHPDHTHLSSALNTMLHYREFTDKLKRNSERETLMEETQQMIQGCPNLSEGNRQLIITQDAALLRSPDEQIPDSLRTFEHVSDVGLFLFNDALVLTRRNVHHTPFTLTHRSTHTFLASVALTSLAVREITHTRYVCHAFLLEGPFRSWACATERGEERDHFLSLLRSTIDAALTAHQ, from the exons ATGGAGACGAGGCTGAAGTCGAGTCTCCACTCGGTGAAGCGGTGGCAGCTCCGCGGATCAGACTATGAACCGCGCTCCGACACCTGCTTCAGCACCTGGACCCCTCTGAACAACAGGACCAGCAACCTGCAG TTATATGAGGAGAGGATGAACCTTGTCTTCCACTGGTTTGATCTGTGGTCTgacaagcagagaaaacactTTCTACAGTCTCTGCTCACACGCTGCACCAATTCACAGCTCAA GTTCTGTAGGGATTTGCTGAACGAGACCGTTCCTGTGACTAGAGTGGACTTCACTGTGGTACTGCCTCGGTTTCTATCCCTGTATGTGATGTCATTTCTCACCCCTCGTGACCTCTGCAACGCTGCCCAAGTCAGCTGGCACTGGAGGATCCTGGCTGAGCAG GACTGTCTCTGGGCCGGCCGGTGCATCAGACGAGGCTGGTTCCTTCCCTACACTCCGGCAGAGAAAGAGTTTGGAGCGTGGAAGACCCACTATGTTTCCTGTGTCTCCACGCTGGACTGGCTCACTCCCCGAGAGGCGGCTGAGCAGTATGGGACCCTCAACCAACAAAACACACGGactacagaggaggaggaagagaagcgGAAGGAGAGGAGGATCAGGCAGATGATCAGAGACAAACTTCAGGAGGAGAAGA GTCTGTCTATGAGAACGAGGAGAGCCTGGGGCAGCTACTCAAAACCAGAAGTGGTCAGAGGCGGCAGTACGCAAACAGGAAGGACCAGTGCTGGGAAAACATTAAGCTCTTGGTCGTCAAGCCTGTGTCTCAGCCTGGACAAACAACAGTCCATGACTGTAGCTGAGTGCGTGGAAAGAGTCCAGGCCTCCAGTTCATTCAG GGAAAGACTAAACAAAGCCAGTGGAGCTCTGTCCTCCTTCATCTACAGACCCGCACCACAGCACAGAGTCTCACCCATTCACCACACTGGTCCTGCCCTCTTGTTGCTGATATCCAACAGGATTCCTGCTTATGAG CTGGTGCTGAGTGGTGTGATAGCAGGCGTGATTGTGGTTCTCTATGACCACAGAGGGACTCTTTCAGCACTCCTAACCCAGGTGAAGGGGGCTATGTCTGGGCAGAGCATTCAGAGGCTGGGCCTGCTAGCTCCAGGAGGAACAGAGGAAGTTCAGCTACTTCACA GAAGTAGCCTTTCAGAGAGGACTCTCCTCACCCCTGAACATAGAGAATTTTGGGAAACGCTGTGTGGCTGGGTGGTACCAgctgaggaaggaggagggattGACATCTTCTGCCCGCTGGCTACGTCTG TGTCGGGAGTGACTCTCGTCCAGAATCTCTCTACTCTGACTGGTCTGGAGGTTCGGACTCCGATGGGTTTAGCAACTGGTGGTTTCCAGAGCA TCCTGAGTGAGTGGTCTGATGGCCGTGTGTCGACTGGGCTATCGAACCAGGAGCCAGCAGCCCCAGCGCTCCAGTATATGTTTGAGAATGTCTTGCTGGACTGGTGCAGACAAGCCCAGTGGATGGAAGAAGCTCTGCGGGACCTGAGGGGCCGCTTGGGGTCACAGCTACAGCGTGTCAGCCTCCAAGCTAGGGGCCGAGCTTTAG gtCATTTCCTACGTGAGAAGATCTGCCTTGAGGAGCTTCCTGTGTCCAAAGATCTAAGTGAAGCTTTGGTTGAAGGAATTACTGCTCtcagcagacaggaagag ACCAGACCTTTAGAGTTTCTTGTCGCCTTCCTGACAAAATGGATGGAGAAAGGAGGAAGTGAAAGTTCTTTAGAGGAGAAGAGCAGAAACGAAGCAGATGACAGCTCACGGAGATGCTCCAGTCTGATAGCTAAGCTACCACAG acagtgtTAGATTGGAGAGGGGCAGTTGCAAGAGACCTGCACCACAGCGAGTGTTTGTATTTGGGAAGTCTGAGTGCTGTGCTGAAG GTGTATCAGGAGCCTCTTACAGCAGCAATGAACTCCAACAGAGCAATTCTCAGCTACGCTGACATCCAGATTATTTTCAGCCCTGTTACACAAATACTGGAGCTCAACAG CGTGTTTCAGGTCGACTTACAGTCCAGGCTGCAGCAGTGGAGTGCAGAGCAGTGTGTTGGAGAtgtgtttgtaaaaatgtgCTCAAGTCTCAGAGTCTACACTAACTACCTCAATAACTACCCCACTGCTCTTCGTACCATTGACAAG tgcaggGAGATAAAGCCTACCTTCAGGGCTTTTCTGAAGACAGTAGACCGAACTCTTGCAACACACATGCTGAG CCtacaggagctgctgctgtgtccagTTCTGAGGATACAGCAGTATGTGACTCTGCTTCAGGCTCTgtctctgcacacacacccaGGGCACCCTGACCACACACACTTGTCCTCTGCCCTGAACACTATGCTACACTACAGAGAATTCACTGACAAG TTAAAGCGTAactcagagagagaaacactgatggaggaaacacagcagatgATCCAAGGCTGTCCA AACCTCAGTGAAGGAAACAGACAGCTGATAATAACACAGGATGCTGCTTTGCTCAGGAGTCCTGATGAACAGATTCCAGACTCTCTCAG gacTTTTGAGCATGTGTCTGATGTGGGCCTCTTCCTCTTTAATGATGCTTTGGTTTTGACACGGCGAAATGTGCATCACACACCTTTCACATTAACTCACCgaagcacacacactttcctgGCCTCTGTGGCTCTCACCAGCCTGGCTGTCAGAGAGATCACACACACGCGCT ATGTGTGTCATGCCTTTTTGCTGGAGGGTCCTTTTCGTTCCTGGGCCTGTGCCACAgaaagaggtgaggagagagatcacttcctgtctctgctgcGTTCAACCATAGATGCTGCTCTGACAGCACATCAGTGA
- the ccdc28a gene encoding coiled-coil domain-containing protein 28A: MEERKLKRKNPRSSTNTAAPTGGSGRKNSGSSGGRHLGYSHNTGTHSSQKGKSRRQQTGDKPRYKLGLGGKANQNQGQAAPIVQHSFLTDVSDVQEMENGLLSLLNDFHSGKLQAFGNECSIDQMEHVREMQEKLARLHFDLYGEVDEMPEDQRKTACDTNMDKLLLNLEELSSSIQKLNLADTQEAPKTANM, from the exons ATGGAGGAGCGAAAGCTAAAGAGAAAAAACCCCAGGAGCTCCACCAACACGGCGGCTCCGACCGGTGGCTCTGGCCGGAAGAACAGCGGCTCCTCCGGGGGACGGCACCTCGGCTACAGCCACAACACGGGGACTCACTCCAGCCAAAAGGGCAAGAGTAGGAGGCAGCAAAC GGGAGATAAACCCAGGTATAAGCTGGGTTTGGGTGGGAAAGCAAATCAGAACCAGGGCCAGGCAGCTCCCATCGTCCAGCACTCCTTCCTCACTGATGTTTCAGATGTGCAAGAGATGGAGAACGGCCTGCTCAGTCTCCTCAATGACTTCCACTCAGGGAAACTACAAGCATTTG gCAATGAGTGCTCCATCGACCAGATGGAGCATGTGAGAGAGATGCAGGAGAAGCTGGCCCGTTTGCACTTTGACCTGTATGGTGAAGTAGATGAAATGCCAGAAGACCAGAGGAAAACGGCCTGTGACACCAACATGGACAAGTTACTTCTTAAT cttGAGGAACTGAGTTCTTCCAT TCAGAAACTGAACCTTGCCGACACCCAAGAGGCCCCAAAGACTGCCAACATGTGA